The Equus caballus isolate H_3958 breed thoroughbred chromosome 19, TB-T2T, whole genome shotgun sequence DNA window gagtctgcttcacgccacttcagcgaacaattgaaaagaacccaagaactaaactttattgaactgacgagataaaatacagggaaaggttaagtaaagaaaaaacaaaaacaaaactttaaaacccacgccatggctaggggaaggcgaggattctctggggctgcagctcaggagctgagggtagtggctgggatgctgccagtgcttgctgaaggtcttgagccggctgtggctcgcaagatgcctgtgcggctctgagctgggctgggcccgagagggagagacggtgccggatcttcagggtcttccgcgtctttcggtggagctgcagctggagatggaagaagagaaaacgccaccaacatgactgcccgcccaagtcattccaaagaaagggaccctctgccgccaatccagcagtctcagtccaagcaccacgcccccgaaagtcttcccagactccagtccctggcaagagtgatctgagctcgccccttgctcccagccgaaccccagcctctggacactctgctccggggggcgcagcgccatcccctctgcacacgcccacgtcacacacccgagtcctcctcaccctcagtcttggcatcagtgtgctcaggctgctccagccgggaaagaagaacgcgggcgcggtgctccagctccgagccgggcatattgagaccgatgtaggccaagagcagttccaggctgggaacatctgggggctggataaaatcctcagggtaccatcggagccaggcgcccagaatgaaggagatggccctgaggacggacaggtgggcagcagagtcagagaagggtcctttccttgcacgctggcctcccgggcatccctgtgcgggcctgggctcctgggcctcccgctcctggctgtccaggggccagtcctacttggcggccacctccaatctggcagtcttggcagagctaggccagggcaccaaggaggggctaggaaaatgcctttggaagggggagccctgtgccgtggtggcgtcacctctcctaggcctcagggaagcctgacacactgcttggagcatctctccgcccactgcccactggaacgtcagctgcgtgagggcagcgagcggtgcagtctcctcttttcattgccctccctggcacacaggaggtgctcccagaacatctgaccagtgagggaacaacggacattgtctcccgcccatgcttcccagggccctcctcttgcctccaactttccctcctgggcctacgtgctgcctgattcaccaggtgtcccatgagggtcatgctcccctgccccgtatctcgaccagggaggggcttatgtggccccggagcactccctgagccccctgagcaggagctgagcacccgctggggagcttctagcagatgagtgagcgggacgctgcaggcaactgccctccaagtgtggacgctgggcgccctcctagggattccaaagcccactcactttttgagttggtctaggggtccgccgtcctcatcgccataggcaaggacacaaccgtatctagaagacacaggaggacgtcgcatggactggactgtggatcaggcctgcgtgagaagcctagcggcgctgtctcactcccaaggagaatggagccctggagggcatggctgtcgcctgctctgcgcacgggattctggtcagtgcctagaaaactttctgcacctagtggggacctctgtgtgtgcgtaatgaaggaaggagctccaaccggcccctcactcctgcttgagtgggtcgggggcctcggctcagcccagggatcgctgctctggcttcacccaggtcagagacctagaagagctctgccatctccttttccaaagggaagacaacaactcagtgaaggccacgggcacgctgagggacgaggcggaggcttcgccttaggcaagaggaatatcctcaatgagcacaaccacagcccctccgctccagtcgaccctcccagagggttaggcttctcgagaagcctttgcaggcagcacctgcctgagtccctacaatctcccctggaggctgatcctctcttcagcccgccttgcaaggagcaaaccgaggctcggggaggtgccgtgacatccccagcctcacagctagtaggtggctgaatgcccacagtgctgcggaggggcacggcacgcacctttgaaacagaagctccagcacctgtcgtgtggtggcaaaacctctatatGTGCACAGGAAcctgtggacgtaggcggtgtcgccctccaggaaggcgggcaccaggtgctccactcgcttctgccgcgTTCCAGCCTGGACtgtccacaccaggcgggacgctttgctcttcgctggggatggattttcagcctggggtcagacagaggggccgcttgccatcagaggccgcaccgcgggccccaggagtgccggggactggaggtcactccgaatgcccaagcccgcggtgacttgtggccccaagtgggcatcattgcccagggcagggaagaattctcgggattccaagtaggatgtgaggtggagaaggattaaacctcttggtctcctaggtctttgtgctggcagaggagtgacagcccctccctggatgaagagcatcaaccctggggtggctgaccaactgcccattcgagacaggagaacacagaggcttttcgtgggctgggagggatgaggacgggaggacaggcagggtgatcagggcggtgctgtggaaatggcaacagaaggtgcgggttcagtgaagggctgagtcactgggctaatgggtctcccttctggaaagttgggcagcctgctgaggcccgacgccctgacctcgagaggccacgtggacgtgttcctctggacagcaaaggcagaggaccagaaagaaccctgtgagccccatgtcctgttgggcaaaaagcatgcctatccatcaggatgctgcgtccgactgggagaaggtggggaaggattgccaggccacatggacacgtgaggatgggagttcaaacaggaaaatctctacagaacgcaaaaggactcttgaacgcccgtgagctgatgggctagaaatgtctctgctctgctacacctctgtggacagggccgtctcctgtggccaagacgggggctgggcccgcagggcaaggtcgggggaagagatggggattcagattcctttgggagcagggctccaggcaggagccccggggctgtctcagggccttcgaagacctgggggtcctcagtgctgtcttggggccctggggcttgggtctccccagcacctgcactcaccctgagccggccctggcctcgcttggcagcgtggggcaccttcccttcctgcagggtggtggagtcgagggcgtcgtggctcagctgctggcccgtctcctgagtgacgctctggaaagacagtgcccggcagccaggcggcaagcctcagagacccgactggctgtctttgctggctctcacacctctgtgactctctccactctggacacacatgccccgccccacggtccacacagacctccaccgaggagggaaacacacggcagcctgagggcctggaatgaggaggcagcttaggggtcccctttcagtcctgccagccctgtcctggcttgggaacgtgacgggaaaagcaggttattgccagcccaccaaccttctgcggccaagggcagatcctgcccacacgtccctctggcccccacactcacgaggacgggatgagggctgccctgggagggctcggggagctggtctggcctcgattgggctgctctaggcttcctcatgttacctgagaggacctcctgccaaaggtccagccGTGGGGGGCGttggagctgagccagcgtccacaacgtctccaaaggttctccctgcgggctttctgggaaccagagccctggtcaggcgggagaaagcaggagaacatgtttctctatcaagagtctccagccaagtgagctgtctttgcgcacgtggctgcctagttgcgggggttccaagtctgttggggtctgttgtcaaggaagtgacctcatttcctgcagtgcccttacctgagtgcccccctcagataccacccatgcaaacagtcctctggccatggccttgctcaccccccttctccatgcgacgtcgtaggcgtacccaggaacaccaacacacccgtctcacaggctccctagagggtctgggtgcggccgaggtcccagctttgagactgacgcagaaacaagtcctcttccttacctcttctggatcctgcataagccgttgtgtctctcagggcctgtcggcctcctgtctgcacactggggaggaccggagcgtggacttgctagacatgtcctctggcgtgtgtcctaccttagaggacgatacctctcaaactgcaggcgggtgtcacttgcaggcaatgccccccacctcgtgtttcttcctcttgccacttgccctgtgtctgcttctcttcggatcccagcctagagtccatccttgcatccaaggtcaatgtgtgtgtgtgtgtgtgtgtgtgtgtgtttgtgtgtgtgtgcatgcgcgtgtgtgtgtgtgtttgtgtgcgtccgcgtgttgtgtgctcaggttgtggaggccaagaagaaaacagctcccacaaaagggagggattggcaagagcttctcaaggtctcatggttcctaatttcagaagccaagcctccgcgtggggtcccagtcttgccctagaaggtcagaacacacacttacccattggactcaccctgtcgagggccattccctacccctctaggggcctcagtttcccaatgttccagtgagagattcaattcaggactgcataggcctgagctcagcagaaaagtggccgccactgcctccaccgtgggtgtgatgtgggcagggctacaatccagggtgccccggacctgggctcctcctcaaacaagaactgaccaaatgcccgtgtacactgccgaatactccccctcacccccatgccatctccagatctgtatgcacttccaccaacacagccttctccagaggcccctgggaatgcctgtgtgcagccagagccccagccttgaggacgcagagctggcttcctccctggctccgccttcttcctcatctgggattctgggcaaggcattgaagttctggggtcttctccttctcccgtcactggccacctgggatcaggacttcctggtctagacctcctgctgtaatcccctcctcttgagtgtggactgactggagcgattccacagaggacggcaaagcgatgccgtgtcactactgagatttggatgtggtcagtggtccctgagaacgcgcaaggggataggtgtgactactcacagcccactgtggggcatcaggtaccaggaaggaacagccccaggctccttcccgcaccacaccctcacacacccacacacccacaccgccctcacacacacacacacgcacacacacactctcacgcaacacacacacacgcccccgcaccagagctcaatgaagagctctgaaaagctggccaccccttgttctgggcagttgtttcttggtagaacgagggcatcgtttcttatgactcatctttaagtcattcttttaccaaattaacattaattatctatctcaaacgttaaaactttggggaatatattttactccacgatacgcttcttataaacgccagtgtttcatatgcgatgagaatatttttgaaatttgcacattttgaaaacgttaccagggcccatccaggaaagcgaaagatttgaaaggggtctccctggccccgacatttccctcgctgtttccagctctggtgtcacacctccaatgggtccccatccccaggaagtgaaaagagggaatagcggggcatcctctttgagacagaatctttgatctccgggggatttttcttcttaatgaaaaccgctatctcaatttcaaacatccggagtcactcacctcagaccagacccagccaggcacaggaggccacctctggaaggctggcacttccatgcaaactccggaggagggaaacgcacggagtccgacagaaggaaactcagtggctaccagggacttgcggtgggaggaagggagactgactgcttcccagggacagggtttctcttggacaaaaatgggcgggtactagatgcggatgacgttggtgtgacgttgtgagtctgcttcacgccacttcagcgaacaattgaaaagaacccaagaactaaactttattgaactgacgagataaaatacagggaaaggttaagtaaagaaaaaacaaaaacaaaactttaaaacccacgccatggctaggggaaggcgaggattctctggggctgcagctcaggagctgagggtagtggctgggatgctgccagtgcttgctgaaggtcttgagccggctgtggctcgcaagatgcctgtgcggctctgagctgggctgggcccgagagggagagacggtgccggatcttcagggtcttccgcgtctttcggtggagctgcagctggagatggaagaagagaaaacgccaccaacatgactgcccgcccaagtcattccaaagaaagggaccctctgccgccaatccagcagtctcagtccaagcaccacgcccccgaaagtcttcccagactccagtccctggcaagagtgatctgagctcgccccttgctcccagccgaaccccagcctctggacactctgctccggggggcgcagcgccatcccctctgcacacgcccacgtcacacacccgagtcctcctcaccctcagtcttggcatcagtgtgctcaggctgctccagccgggaaagaagaacgcgggcgcggtgctccagctccgagccgggcatattgagaccgatgtaggccaagagcagttccaggctgggaacatctgggggctggataaaatcctcagggtaccatcggagccaggcgcccagaatgaaggagatggccctgaggacggacaggtgggcagcagagtcagagaagggtcctttccttgcacgctggcctcccgggcatccctgtgcgggcctgggctcctgggcctcccgctcctggctgtccaggggccagtcctacttggcggccacctccaatctggcagtcttggcagagctaggccagggcaccaaggaggggctaggaaaacgcctttggaagggggagccctgtgccgtggtggcgtcacctctcctaggcctcagggaagcctgacacactgcttggagcatctctccgcccactgcccactggaacgtcagctgcgtgagggcagcgagcggtgcagtctcctcttttcattgccctccctggcacacaggaggtgctcccagaacatctgaccagtgagggaacaacggacattgtctcccgccc harbors:
- the LOC138918882 gene encoding ral guanine nucleotide dissociation stimulator-like; translation: MRRPPVSSRYGCVLAYGDEDGGPLDQLKKAISFILGAWLRWYPEDFIQPPDVPSLELLLAYIGLNMPGSELEHRARVLLSRLEQPEHTDAKTEAAAPPKDAEDPEDPAPSLPLGPSPAQSRTGILRATAGSRPSASTGSIPATTLSS